TCCAAAGAGGAGATGGAGGAGCACGTTCAAATCGGTGATTTAGCTGTATATAAGAGGGAACCGGAAATCTTAATGGACCGCTATGTGTCCGGGAGGGCGCTGGATAATCGAACGGGCCAGTTTATTGTTGGTGAAGTCATACGCAGGCTTGCAGACAAGCAATTAAATGTGGGCGTCTATGCAGCGAGTACGGTTAATGAAGAAACCAACATGGGCGGTGCTTATTTTGCTGCAGCTGGAATTGAACCCGATATGGCTATTGCTTGTGACGTTACGTTTGCTACGGACTATCCAGGTGTAAATAAAAATAAGTATGGCGATGTAAAACTTGAAGCGGGACCGGTTCTAGCTAAAGGCGCGCCGATTAATCGTAAGATCAATGGGCTGTTGGAAAAGACGGCAAAGGAATTATCGATACATGTTCAATATGAACTCACTTCAAGGGCAACTGGGACGGATGCAGATCGAATGCGCTTAACTGGTAAAGGGGTTCCAGTTAGCCTGGTATCCCTGCCTTTGCGATATATGCACTCACCAGTGGAGACCGCCAGCATCAAGGATATGGATCAGGAAATTGAACTGTTGGTGGAGCTTTTGTCTAACATGAGCGGTAAAGAAAGCTTAAACCCTCTTGATGAATAATCTCCTCATAAAGGAAAAGGCGGGCATTTAAGTTGCACAACCTGCCTTTTCCTTATAAAATAGAAGTACAATAATATATCGGTTCCATCTTCGGGGCAGGGTGTAATTCCCGACCGACGGTAAGGTGTGCAGGTATGCATTCTAAGTCCGTGACCCGTTTGTTTATTAAACGGTGGACCTGGTGAAAATCCGGGACCGACAGTGACAGTCTGGATGGGAGAAGATGACGAGCGAAACGGGTAGTGAATACTACCTATGTTTTCCTGTGGAATTTTTACCAACCCTAAAGCCCCTTTTTTGTGCTTTAGGGTTTTTTGATTCCTTTGGACAGCTCACCTTCATCTGGGATGTGAATCGATGAAAGATGAAGGAGGATGGATGATGAACCGAAATGGGCAATCATCAAAGTTATTTAAGTTAGTAATCATAGCGTTATTTGGAAGTATCTCAGTGGTACTCATGTTGCTGAATTTTCCACTGCCATTGCTTCCGCAGTACTTAAAGGTGGATTTTAGTGAAATTCCGGCACTCATTGCAGCTATTTTATTTACTCCCCTTGCAGGGATTGCGGTTGAAGGATTAAAGAATGTTTTGTATTTTATTTATACTGGGGCATCTGACCCAGTCGGAGTAGTGGCTAATTTTACCGCTGGTTTATTATTTGTCGTCCCTGCAGCGATGTTTTATCGCAGGTTTAAATCGACGAAAGGTCTGGTGTCGGGAATAGTGGTTAGTATCGTCATAACGGCAGTCAGCATGAGTGTTTTAAACTATTTCTTTATCCTTCCAGCTTACAGCTGGTTTATGGGTATGGAAATGATGAGCGCCCAAATGAAATGGACGACTGTAGTAGCTGCTATCCTGCCGTTTAATGCCTTAAAAGGGCTGATCATAGGAGTGCTGTTTGTGCCTGTTTTTATTAAGCTGCGGCCATGGATTGAGCAGAAACGAATGCAGTCGAACTCTTCCTCAGCTGCTTAACGACACACTAAATAATGGGAATTAGAAGCGAAGCAGCCTTTTCTCCAAAGGCTGCTTCAGCTTGTAGAGAAAGCCCGTTGATTTCCTATATGTTGTTTTACGCCCCGTGCGGTCCAATAGCACTTCGTTTACCTGTCCCCCTTCTCTCTATTTGACTTAGTATAGCAGAGTAGATCCAGGATTCATTTCAAAAATGGTGAATGCAAGGTAAGTAGCGAAGGAACTCCAGGCAAAATAAGGGAGGAGAAGTAAACTGCTCAATCTGCTGATATTCCATAATGCTAGAATTAAAGCAAGAGCTGTCAAGGATACAAATGCAGCGTCTACCGTTGCCAGGAGCAAATCCTTAAGGGAAAATTGAAAGTAACTAAACAACTGGTTGAATATATAATTAATGAACATGAGAGCCCATACTCCTCGAGGGAGGCGAAAGGTTCCCTGTTTTTGAATTGCTTGTGTATAGGAAAGGGCTATAAGGAAAAAAAGAACCGCCCACACTTTTCCTATAATTCGACCGTCTGGAGTGAAGGCAGGTTTTGCTAACTGGTTGTACCACTCCTGGGCTGTTGGAAAAAGCCACCCAGCGATCGTGAACCCCCCATAGACAACGATCATAAACAAAAAAAGCTTTAACCATCTCATAATAAAGAAAGGAGAGCGGTTCAGGACCGCTCTTCTGCCTCCTCTACAAGTAATCGTGCTGTCGGCTGAACCTCCAGCCTTTCGATCGGAATCGGCTTTCCAGATTTTTCGCTGACGCCAAAACGTCCTTCCTCAATTCGTTTCAGAGCGTCATTAATTTCCATAAGATGTTCACGGGATTGTTCATAAAAGGTTAAATCTTTTTCCTGTTCAAACTGTTCCGTGCCAAGATTCCCTGGGTGGTCAGCAACACTGGATACTTCTCCCGTTCGGTCTTTTTCAAAATCATTATGATTTCGCTCTGAATGAAAATCTTCTAATTCTTCTTCTGTTTCTTCTTTCATTTTTTCTAAGCGTTTCTTAAATTGTTGAATTTGATCTTCTGTCAGCATTATATACTCTCCTTTCCTGTCTTTCTCTCGCTATTAATAGGAACTACACCAATTGTGCACCGTGCAATGGAAAGCAGCTGGCCTTCGTCGCTTTTAATTTCTATTGACCACACCATGGAATTCCTGCCTATATGGAGGGGTTCTGCTGTCCCCTTGACAAAACCACTGCGTACACTTTTCATATGATTAGCGTTAATTTCCATTCCAAACACTTGGTGTGTAGCTGGATTAACATTTAAATAAGCCCCGATACTTGCAGCAGATTCTGCTAATGCTGCACTTGCTCCTCCGTGAAGGTATCCCATGGGCTGATGGGTTCGTTCATCCACTGGCATTTTAATTTGAACGCGATCCTTATCAGCTGTTTCGATTTCCATTCCTAATGCTTCCATAAGTGTGTGGTTTAGTGAAATGTCCATAGAATCATTCCTTTAATTGTTATTTCCCGAAGCCCGCGGGATCAAACCTAAACAAAAAAAGGATGGGACCCATCCTTTTTTTACTTCCTAGCCAATTGGAATAAACAGCTGAAGGAGAAGTGAGACTCCTAAAAGCATTCCATAAATGGTATTTGTTTTTGCAGTAGCTATCATGGCTGGCAGCATTTCAAGGGGGCAGATTTATTTTTGAAGCCCTTGATAGCTGTGATGCCTTTAATTAAACTGAATAGAGTGATGAGCGACCAAAATGGTAACAGACCGGCAAAAATGAGTCCAATCGTAGTGCCGTAAGCGATCGTAAATAAAAAGCTTAGAAAACCTACTGCTCGTTTATGGCCAAATAAAATGGCTAAAGTCCGCCTTCCATTTTCTTTATCTCCTACCCTGTCCCGAATGTTATTCGCAAGCAGAATGGAAGCCACAAAAATAGCTACAGGCATCGATACAAATGTCACATGCCAATTAATCGATAAAGTTTGAATATAATAACTGATTTCCACAATCACAGTACCCATAAAAAGTCCGGCTGTTAATTCACCAAACGGGGTATAGGCGATTGGGTAGGGCCCTCCAGTATAGAGGTAACCGAACAGCATGGATACCAGTCCAATTAAGGCAATCCACCAGCTGGATACTGCACAAATATAAAATCCGAGGAGAACGGAAATAAGCAGAAAGCTGATCGCAAGCCTAAAAACAGTCTGCGGTGAAATACCGTCCCGGACTATGGTGCCTCCTATTCCTACAGAGTTTTCATTATCCAAGCCTCTTACATAATCGTAGTATTCATTAAACATGTTCGTGGCCGCCTGAATGAGGATGGAAGCGAGCAGCATTGCTGCAAACAACAAGACATTGATCGTTTCGTCAATTGCAGCAAGCATTGTACCGACAAATACTGGAACAAATGCTGCGGTTAATGTATGGGGGCGCAGCAGCCTCCACCATACTTGAAGTCCTTCACGTTCATTCAAGGAAGCTTTTATATTATGGTTTGGCATAGAGCTCATAGGTGTTCTCTCCCTTGTAATAGACTAGTAATATAATATCAAATTTATCTTAGGGAAACTACAATAGAGTGTCAATGATTGTAAATCGTAAAAAGAACGATTGAGATTCCTTGAGTCAAGCGAAAAAAGAGAATAAAATAGAGAAAGATGTATGGGATAAAAGAAAGACTCATATCGGATGATATGTATTATTATAAATGATAATTTAATAAACGTCCCTAATAAAATGGGAGGAATGATTATGCTTCATACAAAAGTGTCTCAGTTTGAAGATATAATAGATCAAGCATTAACAACGGCATTGGAGGACAAAACACCACAGTTAGTCAGCTTCGTAGAACAAATTGACTATCAGAATCCATATGTATTCTTTCACAATGGAGTCAAGGTTGATCAACACCGTGTGTTTTGGAAAAGTGCTGAAGAAGATTTTTTGATGGTCGGAGTAGGGTCAGCGAACAAAATGTTTACAAGTGGAGCAGACAGATTTCAAAACTTGCAGACAGCCTGGAATGAGCTGCGTGAAAAAGCAATCGTTTCGGACGGCTATAAGCAAAAGGGAACAGGAGTTGTGGCCCTTGGGGGCTTCAGTTTTAACTCTGGAAATCTCAAGGAAGCACCGTGGGAAAAGTTTCCTGACAGCCAAATGACCATCCCGTGTTTTCTACTAACGAATTATCACCATGTGTCCTATTTAACGATTAATGCTGTGATCTATCCTGAGGACCATAAACAGCAAATTTTGAATCAACTGCTTGAACAGGAAGAGCTTTTGTTCCATGGACAAGACTTTACACCCCACATTCCAGAGAGAATACGGGCAGAAGAACAGGACCCAGAAGGCTGGAAGTCCTCTGTTAAGCAAGCTACCGAAGATATTAAAGCAGGACTGCTTGATAAAGTCGTGCTGGCACGTGAATTGAAAGTTAATTTTAAAGAAGATGTACACATTGCGGCTGTTTTGCAAGAGCTTGCAGCCAAGCAAGCAAACAGCTATCTTTTTGCGATTGAAAGTGAAGGAGCGTATTTTATCGGTGCCACTCCAGAGCGGCTGGCTAAAGTAGAAGACAAAACGCTCGTTTCTACATGCCTGGCTGGGACAATTCCTCGAGGAAGAAACGAAGACGAGGATTTACGATTAGGAAAACAGCTGCTCCACGACCGAAAGAATCGCCAGGAACACGAGTTTGTCGTTCAAATGATTCGGGATGCTGTAGATGCCTGCTGTTATGACGTGGAGATTCCGTCTTCTCCCGTCTTGTATCCGCTTCGTAATTTACAGCATTTATATACTCCTGTAAGGGCAACTTTACAAACAGGATATACCTTGCTGGATGTTATTGAGAGGCTTCACCCAACGCCTGCACTCGGTGGTATGCCGCAACATACTGCCATCGATTATATAAAAGCGAATGAACGTATGGACAGAGGCTGGTATGCAGGGCCGGTTGGATGGATGGACCGACAGAACAACGGAGAATTTGCCGTTGCAATTAGATCTGCGCTGATTCAGGGAAAGAAAGCGTCCTTATTTGCAGGATGCGGAGTAGTAGAAGATTCAGATCCCCAGTCAGAGTACGAAGAGACAGCCGTGAAATTACAGCCGATGTTATCTGTTTTAGGGGGATAAGTATGGATGGACATGTAGAAGCTTTAACGAAATATGTAACCCAGTTTGTCGACCAGCTCGTCTATTCTGGTGTTAAAAATGTGGTGATTTCGCCTGGTTCGAGGTCAACACCCTTGGCAATGGCTTTTGCAGAGCATAAGGGCATTAAGCACTGGATGAATCTTGATGAACGATCAGCCTCTTTTTTTGCACTAGGGATGGCTAAGGAAATGGAAGAACCTGTCGCTTTGGTTTGTACGTCTGGAACGGCTGCTGCCAATTATCTTCCTGCTATCGTAGAAGCTCATTACAGCCGCGTACCTATAGTGGTATTAACTGCTGACCGGCCACATGAACTAAGAGAAGTAGGTGCACCGCAAGCGATCGATCAGACAAATATGTATGGGAAATACGTGAAGTGGTTTCAGGATATGGCGCTGCCTTCGGTAGAGCTTACCGCTTATGTCAGGCGTCAAGCTGCCCGTGCGGTGGAAGAAAGCACAGGAGGACATGCTGGTCCTGTCCACTTAAATTTTCCATTTAGGGAGCCGTTAATTCCTGACTTTACTTTAGAAGGCATTTGGAGGGGGACCAAGAGCCTGTTCCTAGAGCATCGAAAGGAAGTATGCTCCCAGATGAGGAGCAATTGACTCCTTTAGTGCAGCATTTGAAAAACGGTGGAAGAGGTTTAATAGTCTGCGGACCAGAAGCCAATAATCATATAGCTGAGGCAGTTGCTGAACTTGCCATTAAGCATGCGCTCCCTATTTTTGCTGATCCTCTATCTCAACTAAGGGCGGGACAGCATGATAAGAGAAATATCATTGAAAATTACGATTCGTTGTTAAAGTCAGAAAGCTTTAAGAATGATTACCGTCCAGATTTTATTATCCGCTTTGGAGCGATGCCTGTTTCAAAGGCGTATTTGAAGTGGATTCAGCAATATGGTGACGAAATCGACCATTTTGTAGTAGACCGTCATCTCAGCTATCGCGAGCCTTCTGGAGTGAAGACGAAGTTTATTTGGGCAGACCCGGAAATGCTGTGTAATCAATTGGTTGATTTGGTTACAGATGAAGTGCGGAATGAAAACTGGCTAGAATTTTGGAAATCAATGAATGTCATCGCCAAAAATCATATGCTGGCTGAACCCGGGGAGAAGTTAAATGAAGGTCATGCGGTTGTATATCTGGCCGAAGCTCTCCCGGAAGAATCTGTTCTGTACGTCGGGAATAGTATGCCGATTAGAGATGTAGACAGCTTTTTTATGGCTACACCGAAGCAAATAAAAATATTAGCTAATCGTGGTGCGAATGGTATTGACGGAGTTGTTTCCTCCGCTGTGGGAACTGCAGCAAGTGGTAAGCGTGTAACCCTGCTGTTAGGTGATCTCTCATTTTTCCATGATATGAATGGTTTACTTGCAGCAAAGCAGCACGATATCCCCATAACGATAGTAGTCATTAACAATAATGGTGGCGGTATTTTTTCTTATCTCCCTCAAGTGGAGCACAAGGATTATTTTGAAGAGTTATTCGGTACTCCTCTAGGTATTGATTTTCTTCCGTCTGTGAAAATGTATGGCGGCAGCTATCATCGTGCTGAGAATTGGAACCAGTATCAGCAGGCGTTAGCAGATAGCTATCAAGAAGATGGCATGTCGGTTGTTGAAGTCATTACGAACCGTACAGAGCATGTTGACTTTCATAAAGCAAAATGGAAGAGCATCGAAGAAGCCATTTTAGAATGGAGACGTAGATAAGAGATGTATGTAAGCGTTCAGCAACGTAAATATTGGCTTGAAGACAAAGGAGAAGGCGGACCAATTCTTCTGTGTCTGCATGGTTTCACGGGAAGTTTAAACACCTTTGATGAGCTGGTTAATCAGCTTTCTTCACGCTTTCGAATTCTATCGATCGACATGCCCGGACACGCGAGAACCGGGGTGTTAGGACAACTGAACATGGAACAGTTTTGCTCGGATCTGAACGAATTATTAAATCAGTTATCTATTCCTTCTGTTCAGCTGCTAGGCTATTCTATGGGAGGACGAGCTGCGCTTTCATTTGCTTTGCTCTATCCAGAGAAAGTGAATAAGCTTATCTTAGAAAGTGCGTCGCCTGGATTAGAGAAGCCTGAAGAACAGAAAGAACGGAAAGCACGAGATGCTGCTCTTGCCAGACGAATTGAAGATAAAGGAATTGAATCCTTTATCGATTACTGGGAAAACATTCCTTTGTTTGATTCGCAGCAGGAACTTCCAATTGAACAGAAGGTAAAAATCAAGGAGGAGAGATTGCATCACCATCCTGTTGGCCTGATCCAATCCTTACTTGGAATGGGTACTGGTAGTCAGCCTTCCTGGTGGAGAAGTTTATCGGTGTTATCTACTCCCTTGCTTCTAATCACGGGCATGAAAGACGAAAAGTTTAAGATTATTAACCGCAGAATGGACAGTTTAGCCCTGGAATCCCAATTAACGATCGTTGAGGGGGCGGGTCACGCGGTACATCTGGAGAATCCAAAGCTCTTCACTGAAATTGTGGAGGCATTCGTGATACAATGAAAGCGTTAGGCGCTTGAACTACTTGGAAAATGAACTGTTAAGCATACAGAAGGAGGAAGATATCATGGCTTTTGAATGGAATCAAGAAAGAGAATATGAAGATATTTTATACGAAACGTTTGAGGGGATTGCAAAAATTACGATCAACCGTCCAGAGGTACGTAATGCATTTCGCCCGCAAACGGTACAAGAATTAATTGATGCCTTTGCTTACGCCCGTGATGATTCAACGATTGGAGTCATCGTGCTTGCTGGAGCAGGAGATGAGGCTTTCTGTGCTGGCGGGGACCAAAAAGTGAGAGGTCACGGCGGTTATATAGGAGATGACAGTGTCCCGAGGTTGAATGTACTTGATCTTCAAAGACTGATTCGAGTTACTCCGAAACCGGTAGTGGCTATGGTTTCTGGGTATGCTATTGGAGGCGGACACGTTTTACATATTGTATGTGATTTAACGATTGCCGCAGATAACGCTGTGTTTGGTCAAACAGGACCTAAAGTTGGGAGCTTTGATGCAGGGTATGGTGCTGGACTGCTTGCACGTATCGTCGGCCACAAAAAAGCCCGTGAAATATGGTACTTGTGCCGTCAGTATAGTGCAAAAGAAGCGGAAGATATGGGTCTAGTAAATACCGTAGTACCTGTGGATAAGCTGGAAGAAGAAACCGTGCAATGGTGCAAGGAAATGCTTGAAAAATCCCCTACCGCTCTACGGTTCTTAAAAGCCTCCTTTAACGCAGATACCGATGGCTTGGCAGGACTTCAGCAAATGGGAGGCGATGCCACCCTGCTTTATTACACTACTGATGAAGCTAAAGAAGGCCGAGATGCATTTAAGGAAAAACGCAAGCCTGATTTCGATAAGTTTCCAAGATTTCCGTAATTGTAAAAAGAAGCAGAAAGGGGCTTTCCACTGGGGAAAGCCCCTTTCGCTTTAAGAAAGAGAGGGAAGGATTGTGGGTCAAACAATTCCTCATTGGCTGGAAAAACAAAATGATTTAAACCCCGATAAAACAGCAATTGAATTTGCGGGAGGAGGCAGGCTTACCTTTGCAGAATTAAGAGAGGAAAGCAGACGTTTAGCTGGTGGAATGCTGCTTCAAGGGATCCAACGTGGGGATCATATTGCTTTATTGGTAAGCAATCAGTTATCAACCCCGCTTTTTATCCATGCTCTCAGCTACATAGGAGCAGTGGGAGTACTATTAAATACTCGATTGACAGCAGAAGAATTAGCCTACCAATTGGATGATGCAGACGTCAAAAAATTAATTGCAGATAAAGAACACCTAGAAAAAGGAATAAAAGCTGCGGATTTAACATCATTAGGTGCAGATGATGTTTATTCCAGCTCTCGTTTTCCAAAAGTGGAGGAGGCATCTGACCTTAATACATCCCTTGATTTTTCTGACCCGTACACCATGATCTATACTTCTGGAACGACTGGTCAACCAAAAGCCGTGATCCATACTTATGGGAATCATTGGTTTAGTGCGGTAGCATCTGCTTTAAATTTAGGAATCGAAGCAAAAGATAAATGGCTGTTGTGCCTTCCTGTTTTCCACGTAGGAGGATTCTCCATATTAATGAAAAATGTAATTTACGGTATGCCCATCGTATTATTTAACAATTTTGATGCGGGGAAGATAAACGACCAAATTATGGAGAATGGCGTTACGATCATATCGGTGGTGACAGTTATGCTGCAGCGGCTGCTTAAGGACCTTGGAAGAGGATCCTACCCTGAATCGTTTAGGGGAATGCTTCTAGGCGGAGGGCCAGCACCTGAACCGCTGCTTTATGAGGCGTATGAAAAAAATATTTCTGTTTTTCAATCCTATGGAATGACGGAAACAAGCTCTCAAATATGTACGTTGAGTCCTGGTGAAGCCTTTCGAAAAATTGGCTCAGCCGGAAAAGCCCTAAGTCCCGCAGAATTAAAGATCGACCAAAGTGAACCAGGGAGGATAGGTGAAATACTTGTGAAGGGGCCGATGGTTTCAGAGGGATATTATAAGAAACAAAAAAGGGAGAATGAATTTTTAAAAACAGGAGATCTAGGTTATATGGATAAAGAGGGATTTCTTTATGTGGTGGATCGTGTAAAAGATATGATCATTTCTGGAGGAGAAAATATTTATCCTGCGGAAATCGAAAGTGTA
This Halobacillus salinarum DNA region includes the following protein-coding sequences:
- a CDS encoding M20/M25/M40 family metallo-hydrolase — protein: MQNDRLSFLFELLKTPSPSSMEMTIQKRWIKEMEPFADEIRTDHAGNAIAVLNPNAEFKVLLAGHCDEIALVINRIDEQGYLYFEKMGGINHKAAVGMKVHVLGFKKTVTGVIGVNAQHHGGLKGDFDHEDLFIDCGAKSKEEMEEHVQIGDLAVYKREPEILMDRYVSGRALDNRTGQFIVGEVIRRLADKQLNVGVYAASTVNEETNMGGAYFAAAGIEPDMAIACDVTFATDYPGVNKNKYGDVKLEAGPVLAKGAPINRKINGLLEKTAKELSIHVQYELTSRATGTDADRMRLTGKGVPVSLVSLPLRYMHSPVETASIKDMDQEIELLVELLSNMSGKESLNPLDE
- a CDS encoding ECF transporter S component, with amino-acid sequence MKDEGGWMMNRNGQSSKLFKLVIIALFGSISVVLMLLNFPLPLLPQYLKVDFSEIPALIAAILFTPLAGIAVEGLKNVLYFIYTGASDPVGVVANFTAGLLFVVPAAMFYRRFKSTKGLVSGIVVSIVITAVSMSVLNYFFILPAYSWFMGMEMMSAQMKWTTVVAAILPFNALKGLIIGVLFVPVFIKLRPWIEQKRMQSNSSSAA
- a CDS encoding TspO/MBR family protein, coding for MRWLKLFLFMIVVYGGFTIAGWLFPTAQEWYNQLAKPAFTPDGRIIGKVWAVLFFLIALSYTQAIQKQGTFRLPRGVWALMFINYIFNQLFSYFQFSLKDLLLATVDAAFVSLTALALILALWNISRLSSLLLLPYFAWSSFATYLAFTIFEMNPGSTLLY
- a CDS encoding TraR/DksA C4-type zinc finger protein, with amino-acid sequence MLTEDQIQQFKKRLEKMKEETEEELEDFHSERNHNDFEKDRTGEVSSVADHPGNLGTEQFEQEKDLTFYEQSREHLMEINDALKRIEEGRFGVSEKSGKPIPIERLEVQPTARLLVEEAEERS
- a CDS encoding hotdog fold thioesterase → MDISLNHTLMEALGMEIETADKDRVQIKMPVDERTHQPMGYLHGGASAALAESAASIGAYLNVNPATHQVFGMEINANHMKSVRSGFVKGTAEPLHIGRNSMVWSIEIKSDEGQLLSIARCTIGVVPINSERKTGKESI
- a CDS encoding isochorismate synthase, whose amino-acid sequence is MLHTKVSQFEDIIDQALTTALEDKTPQLVSFVEQIDYQNPYVFFHNGVKVDQHRVFWKSAEEDFLMVGVGSANKMFTSGADRFQNLQTAWNELREKAIVSDGYKQKGTGVVALGGFSFNSGNLKEAPWEKFPDSQMTIPCFLLTNYHHVSYLTINAVIYPEDHKQQILNQLLEQEELLFHGQDFTPHIPERIRAEEQDPEGWKSSVKQATEDIKAGLLDKVVLARELKVNFKEDVHIAAVLQELAAKQANSYLFAIESEGAYFIGATPERLAKVEDKTLVSTCLAGTIPRGRNEDEDLRLGKQLLHDRKNRQEHEFVVQMIRDAVDACCYDVEIPSSPVLYPLRNLQHLYTPVRATLQTGYTLLDVIERLHPTPALGGMPQHTAIDYIKANERMDRGWYAGPVGWMDRQNNGEFAVAIRSALIQGKKASLFAGCGVVEDSDPQSEYEETAVKLQPMLSVLGG
- the menD gene encoding 2-succinyl-5-enolpyruvyl-6-hydroxy-3-cyclohexene-1-carboxylic-acid synthase, which produces MDGHVEALTKYVTQFVDQLVYSGVKNVVISPGSRSTPLAMAFAEHKGIKHWMNLDERSASFFALGMAKEMEEPVALVCTSGTAAANYLPAIVEAHYSRVPIVVLTADRPHELREVGAPQAIDQTNMYGKYVKWFQDMALPSVELTAYVRRQAARAVEESTGGHAGPVHLNFPFREPLIPDFTLEGIWRGTKSLFLEHRKEVCSQMRSN
- the menD gene encoding 2-succinyl-5-enolpyruvyl-6-hydroxy-3-cyclohexene-1-carboxylate synthase gives rise to the protein MLPDEEQLTPLVQHLKNGGRGLIVCGPEANNHIAEAVAELAIKHALPIFADPLSQLRAGQHDKRNIIENYDSLLKSESFKNDYRPDFIIRFGAMPVSKAYLKWIQQYGDEIDHFVVDRHLSYREPSGVKTKFIWADPEMLCNQLVDLVTDEVRNENWLEFWKSMNVIAKNHMLAEPGEKLNEGHAVVYLAEALPEESVLYVGNSMPIRDVDSFFMATPKQIKILANRGANGIDGVVSSAVGTAASGKRVTLLLGDLSFFHDMNGLLAAKQHDIPITIVVINNNGGGIFSYLPQVEHKDYFEELFGTPLGIDFLPSVKMYGGSYHRAENWNQYQQALADSYQEDGMSVVEVITNRTEHVDFHKAKWKSIEEAILEWRRR
- the menH gene encoding 2-succinyl-6-hydroxy-2,4-cyclohexadiene-1-carboxylate synthase produces the protein MYVSVQQRKYWLEDKGEGGPILLCLHGFTGSLNTFDELVNQLSSRFRILSIDMPGHARTGVLGQLNMEQFCSDLNELLNQLSIPSVQLLGYSMGGRAALSFALLYPEKVNKLILESASPGLEKPEEQKERKARDAALARRIEDKGIESFIDYWENIPLFDSQQELPIEQKVKIKEERLHHHPVGLIQSLLGMGTGSQPSWWRSLSVLSTPLLLITGMKDEKFKIINRRMDSLALESQLTIVEGAGHAVHLENPKLFTEIVEAFVIQ
- the menB gene encoding 1,4-dihydroxy-2-naphthoyl-CoA synthase; this translates as MAFEWNQEREYEDILYETFEGIAKITINRPEVRNAFRPQTVQELIDAFAYARDDSTIGVIVLAGAGDEAFCAGGDQKVRGHGGYIGDDSVPRLNVLDLQRLIRVTPKPVVAMVSGYAIGGGHVLHIVCDLTIAADNAVFGQTGPKVGSFDAGYGAGLLARIVGHKKAREIWYLCRQYSAKEAEDMGLVNTVVPVDKLEEETVQWCKEMLEKSPTALRFLKASFNADTDGLAGLQQMGGDATLLYYTTDEAKEGRDAFKEKRKPDFDKFPRFP
- a CDS encoding o-succinylbenzoate--CoA ligase, coding for MGQTIPHWLEKQNDLNPDKTAIEFAGGGRLTFAELREESRRLAGGMLLQGIQRGDHIALLVSNQLSTPLFIHALSYIGAVGVLLNTRLTAEELAYQLDDADVKKLIADKEHLEKGIKAADLTSLGADDVYSSSRFPKVEEASDLNTSLDFSDPYTMIYTSGTTGQPKAVIHTYGNHWFSAVASALNLGIEAKDKWLLCLPVFHVGGFSILMKNVIYGMPIVLFNNFDAGKINDQIMENGVTIISVVTVMLQRLLKDLGRGSYPESFRGMLLGGGPAPEPLLYEAYEKNISVFQSYGMTETSSQICTLSPGEAFRKIGSAGKALSPAELKIDQSEPGRIGEILVKGPMVSEGYYKKQKRENEFLKTGDLGYMDKEGFLYVVDRVKDMIISGGENIYPAEIESVLTGIEGVQEAGVTGIKDDEWGEVPAAFLVLENNMPLDIEKIKAYCREKLAGYKVPHVFYILEELPRNASNKILRRKLLETYERNNEGA